In Leclercia sp. LSNIH1, the genomic stretch AAGTGACGGAGCGCGGTTTCATTGATGTCCCCAGGACCACGCCGGTGATCCAGGCATTCCGCCAGGCGGGATATGAAGTGGCGATTGACGATTTTGGTACCGGCTATTCCAACCTGCACAACCTCTACTCGCTGAACGTGGATATCCTCAAAATCGACAAGACCTTCATCGATACGTTGACCACCAACAGCACCAGCCATCTTATCGTTGAGCACATTATCGAAATGGCCCAAAGCCTGCGCCTGAAAACCATCGCGGAAGGGGTAGAAACCGTGGAGCAGGTGATGTGGTTGAACAAGCGCGGCGTTCAGTATTGCCAGGGCTGGCACTTTGCCAAGGCGATGTCACCGCAGGATTTCATGACCTGGCAACATCAGCCCGTCGCGGCAGCCCTTGCTCATAGCCACTAGTTAAGCTGATGGCGATAGTCGCTGGGGGTGCGATCAAATTCGCGGCGGAAGACGCGGGAGAACGTCTGCTGGGAGACATATCCCAGATCCATGGCGATATCAAAAATGGGCCGCTGGGTGGTGCGTAACGCCTGGGCAGCCAGCAATAATCTGCGTTGACGAATGTATTCGCCCAGCGTCTGGTGCGTGACGGCGCGGAACATTCTCTGTAAGTACCACTTCGAGTAACCCGACTTCTTCGCCACCACATCAATACTCAAAGGTTGATCGATATGGTCATCCATCCATTCAATAAGTGTCTGAATAATTTGTTGATGTGACATAGAGCAGCCTCTCTCTGGATACACCTGTATCGGTTGATTCGTCGTTTTGTCTGCGGGCGAGTATAATTCCTCAAGTTAACTTGAGGTAAAGAGGTTTTATGGAAAAGAAATTACCGCGGATTAAACCGCTGCTGTCGCCGGGCGAGGTGGCAAGGCGTAGCGGTGTGGCGGTCTCTGCACTGCACTTCTATGAAAGCAAAGGGTTAATTAAAAGCATCCGCAACGCCGGCAACCAGCGCCGCTATACCCGTGACGTGCTGCGCTATGTGGCGATCATTAAGATTGCCCAGCGTATTGGCATCCCGCTGGCCACCATTGGCGAGGCGTTTGGCATCCTGCCGGAAGGGCATACCCTGAGCGCAAAGGAGTGGAAGGCTCTCTCTTCCCAGTGGCGCGATGAGCTGGACCGGCGCATTCACACTCTGGTGGCCCTGCGCGATGAGCTGGATGGATGTATTGGTTGCGGATGCCTGTCGCGCAGCGACTGCCCGCTGCGTAACCCTGGCGATAAGCTGGGCGAACAGGGTACCGGCGCGCGGCTGCTGGAAGAGGATTAGCCGGACATATAAAAAACTAAAGCGCCACAACAGGGCGCTTTAGTTATTCCCGGTCTTTGTCTTTCTCTCTATCCCGCTGGTTCACAGGAGGGTTTCCCCCGACATCAACACCCCTCAGTCGAGCATCTGGTGGAGGTTCCGGCTTGTGCTGACACTT encodes the following:
- the soxS gene encoding superoxide response transcriptional regulator SoxS, which codes for MSHQQIIQTLIEWMDDHIDQPLSIDVVAKKSGYSKWYLQRMFRAVTHQTLGEYIRQRRLLLAAQALRTTQRPIFDIAMDLGYVSQQTFSRVFRREFDRTPSDYRHQLN
- the soxR gene encoding redox-sensitive transcriptional activator SoxR, giving the protein MEKKLPRIKPLLSPGEVARRSGVAVSALHFYESKGLIKSIRNAGNQRRYTRDVLRYVAIIKIAQRIGIPLATIGEAFGILPEGHTLSAKEWKALSSQWRDELDRRIHTLVALRDELDGCIGCGCLSRSDCPLRNPGDKLGEQGTGARLLEED